Proteins encoded within one genomic window of Verrucomicrobiia bacterium:
- the thrC gene encoding threonine synthase, translating into MSWRGVIEEFRAHLPVTEKTPVVTLHEGNTPLLEARYLSETIGGGRKVYLKYEGLNPTASFKDRGMTVALSLAKERGAHTVICASTGNTSAAAAAYAARAGMKCAVILPKKKIAKGKLAQALMYGAKVIAIKGNFDDALNLVRELGNEEGIAIVNSINPDRIEGQKTAAFEVIRDLGEAPDFHFLPVGNAGNITAYWKGYCEFFNLQRATKMPKMWGFQAAGAAPMVLGKPVKKPETIATAIRIGNPASWEAANRAISESSGRIDSVTDEEILKAYALLASKEGVFVEPASAAGVAGLLKVSQFTAVIPEGCVIVCTVTGHGLKDPDTAIDQSVKVLASKPKKKHILKLLEAKNP; encoded by the coding sequence ATGAGTTGGCGAGGAGTAATTGAAGAATTTCGCGCGCATTTACCGGTTACTGAAAAAACGCCGGTAGTAACCTTGCATGAAGGCAATACGCCTTTGTTAGAAGCGCGCTATTTGAGTGAAACGATCGGCGGTGGTCGCAAAGTTTATTTAAAATATGAAGGATTAAATCCAACGGCATCATTCAAAGATCGCGGTATGACAGTGGCTCTTTCTTTAGCAAAGGAGCGGGGTGCACACACCGTGATCTGCGCTTCAACGGGCAATACCAGTGCTGCGGCTGCGGCTTATGCGGCGCGAGCAGGGATGAAATGCGCAGTCATTTTACCGAAAAAGAAAATTGCTAAGGGTAAATTAGCTCAAGCACTCATGTATGGTGCGAAAGTGATCGCGATTAAAGGCAATTTTGATGATGCGCTGAATCTGGTGCGTGAATTGGGCAATGAAGAAGGGATTGCGATTGTGAATTCGATTAATCCCGATCGAATCGAAGGACAAAAAACGGCTGCCTTTGAAGTGATTCGTGATTTAGGCGAAGCACCCGATTTTCATTTCCTACCCGTTGGCAATGCGGGAAATATTACCGCTTATTGGAAAGGATACTGCGAGTTTTTTAATCTACAGCGAGCCACGAAAATGCCAAAGATGTGGGGATTTCAAGCAGCGGGAGCAGCGCCTATGGTGTTGGGAAAACCGGTAAAAAAACCGGAAACAATTGCCACAGCGATTCGCATTGGAAATCCAGCTAGTTGGGAAGCGGCTAATCGCGCTATTTCGGAGTCTTCAGGCCGAATTGATTCAGTTACGGATGAAGAAATTTTAAAAGCTTATGCTTTGCTAGCTTCAAAAGAAGGTGTTTTTGTTGAACCAGCGAGTGCGGCAGGGGTAGCGGGTTTATTGAAGGTTAGCCAATTCACGGCCGTGATTCCAGAAGGTTGTGTAATTGTTTGCACGGTGACGGGTCATGGTTTGAAAGATCCCGATACGGCGATTGATCAATCGGTGAAAGTTTTAGCTTCTAAACCTAAGAAAAAGCACATTTTAAAGTTGCTAGAAGCTAAAAATCCCTAA
- a CDS encoding NAD(P)-dependent glycerol-3-phosphate dehydrogenase gives MKIQILGCGAWGTALAEVLLRNGHEVVQTSHRDPSRWTPNSDYIVWAIPSRYLRSYLKQWSPPKVGVISVTKGIEPETCHRVSEVINEAWGDVPYAVLSGPSFAKEVKAQQPTAIVAASRDDALSQAVQQLFHRPEFRVYRSDDVTGVELGGALKNVYAIAAGLCAGLKLGDNSLAALVTRALAEMMRVGVTLGGRFQTFMGLSGVGDLMLTCYGAQSRNRSFGVALAEKKMPYETILPKMSGVVEGVTTVKAVRHLARQHHIVAPIVEEVFQVIYEKKPASQALHDLLARPPETERIVG, from the coding sequence ATGAAAATTCAAATTTTAGGTTGCGGCGCATGGGGCACAGCTTTGGCCGAAGTTTTATTGCGCAATGGGCATGAAGTTGTGCAAACCAGTCATCGCGATCCATCGCGATGGACACCTAATTCAGATTATATCGTGTGGGCGATTCCTTCTCGTTATTTGAGAAGTTATTTAAAACAATGGTCGCCTCCCAAAGTGGGCGTGATTAGTGTCACAAAAGGAATCGAACCTGAGACCTGTCATCGTGTAAGCGAGGTGATTAATGAGGCTTGGGGTGATGTGCCTTATGCGGTTTTATCGGGACCGAGTTTTGCTAAGGAAGTAAAAGCGCAGCAGCCGACTGCGATTGTGGCGGCTAGTCGGGATGATGCTTTATCCCAAGCGGTACAACAGCTTTTTCATCGCCCGGAGTTTCGTGTTTATCGAAGTGATGATGTGACAGGGGTAGAGTTAGGTGGGGCGTTGAAAAATGTTTATGCCATTGCGGCAGGATTATGTGCGGGATTGAAATTGGGCGACAATAGCTTGGCGGCTTTGGTCACACGCGCCTTAGCAGAAATGATGCGGGTGGGAGTAACGTTAGGAGGCCGATTCCAAACCTTTATGGGTCTAAGCGGAGTGGGCGATTTGATGCTCACTTGCTATGGAGCGCAGAGTCGCAATCGTAGTTTTGGTGTGGCTCTGGCCGAGAAAAAAATGCCTTATGAAACTATTTTGCCCAAAATGAGCGGTGTCGTGGAAGGGGTAACAACAGTGAAAGCTGTGCGTCATTTAGCCAGGCAACATCATATTGTTGCGCCAATTGTGGAAGAAGTTTTTCAGGTAATTTATGAAAAGAAACCGGCTTCACAAGCGTTGCACGATCTCTTGGCGCGACCGCCCGAGACGGAAAGAATAGTGGGTTAA
- a CDS encoding DNA translocase FtsK gives MKATTRRDFYRREMIGIGLFCGALLLLLSLLSYSSDEVFFHRSNPNPCTNWVGPVGLYLAFGSFFAFGFAAYLLPILLGVIAGYALWGERFKFWVSTLLMLGVVIAGSALIDLPNYFLEHDFLGAWQARQDVASAGGYIGSELNSVLLVRFFGRGGSILIWLTIYFTCLILLLQIKPLTLIRAFGPWLRNAIYQWQLKRADAAKALEIQKKKLMREQQQLQKRLKKSGVPLETPPEEELPIARPEPRIIDTSTLAHSEILEPEEEEITKPVINIKEKRRVKTVKAASPEPKTEMEYKNYILPSLDLLSLSEISKQVTVSQERLQAEQQLLLETLKEFGIEATPGDITRGPTITRYELYPARGVRVEKIQSLDRNIARAMKTERINILAPVPGKDSVAVELANSDKVAISLRDLFETPQWKNNRAKIPLALGKDVYGSTLVADLAEMPHMLIAGTTGSGKSVCINCILLSLLYCFNPEDLRIILIDPKVVEMQCYNHLPHLVVPVVTEPKKVLVALRWVINEMEKRYVMMARAGVRNIAAFNARPQSESKVEKLDLEETLAHADDEEETETQEPLVEEEKIPSRFPYIVVIIDELADLMQTAPKDVENAIARLTAKARAAGIHLIVATQTPRAQVVTGVIKTNIPCRIAFQVPSALDSRVILDEPGAENLLGKGDMLYLMPGAAKLIRAQGAFVSDDEVASVVAHIRNQAPATYEAEIHRKLSQPVAAGEEVDEEDEALYQQCLEIVHQEKKASTSLLQRRLRLGYTRAARIMDMMERRGIVGPENGAKPRELLVDLN, from the coding sequence ATGAAAGCAACAACCCGACGCGATTTTTATCGACGAGAAATGATAGGTATTGGCCTGTTTTGCGGTGCGCTTTTGTTGTTGTTAAGCCTACTGAGTTATTCGTCTGATGAAGTTTTTTTTCATCGCTCCAATCCTAACCCTTGCACCAATTGGGTTGGCCCGGTTGGATTATATTTAGCATTTGGCTCATTTTTTGCGTTTGGTTTTGCTGCTTATCTTCTTCCTATTTTGTTAGGGGTGATAGCAGGTTATGCTTTGTGGGGAGAGAGATTTAAATTTTGGGTATCTACACTTTTAATGTTAGGCGTGGTGATAGCCGGATCAGCCTTGATTGATTTACCCAATTACTTTTTAGAGCACGATTTTTTAGGGGCTTGGCAAGCGCGACAAGATGTAGCGAGTGCTGGAGGTTACATTGGTTCGGAACTGAATTCGGTTTTGTTAGTTCGCTTTTTTGGTCGAGGAGGCTCAATTCTTATTTGGTTAACGATTTATTTTACGTGCTTGATTCTTTTGCTTCAAATTAAACCTTTAACTTTAATTCGCGCATTTGGCCCATGGTTAAGAAATGCCATCTATCAATGGCAGCTCAAACGAGCTGATGCAGCAAAAGCTTTGGAAATTCAAAAGAAAAAGCTCATGCGCGAACAGCAGCAATTGCAAAAACGCTTAAAAAAATCGGGTGTTCCACTGGAAACTCCGCCCGAAGAAGAATTGCCCATAGCGCGCCCGGAACCTCGCATTATTGACACTTCTACTCTAGCTCATTCTGAAATATTGGAACCAGAAGAGGAGGAAATTACTAAACCGGTTATCAATATCAAAGAAAAACGTAGAGTGAAAACTGTGAAGGCTGCTTCTCCTGAGCCTAAAACTGAGATGGAATATAAAAATTACATCTTGCCTTCACTGGATTTATTATCACTTAGCGAAATATCCAAACAAGTCACAGTTAGTCAGGAGCGCTTGCAAGCAGAGCAACAGTTGTTATTGGAAACGCTTAAAGAATTTGGGATCGAAGCAACGCCCGGCGATATCACACGAGGGCCAACCATTACGCGTTATGAACTTTATCCTGCGCGAGGTGTGCGAGTAGAAAAAATTCAAAGTTTGGATCGGAATATCGCGCGCGCGATGAAAACGGAGCGCATTAACATTTTAGCGCCCGTGCCGGGTAAAGATAGTGTAGCAGTAGAGTTAGCCAATTCCGATAAGGTGGCAATCAGTTTGCGAGATCTGTTTGAAACGCCGCAATGGAAAAATAATCGCGCAAAAATTCCTTTAGCCCTGGGTAAGGATGTTTATGGATCCACGTTGGTGGCGGATTTGGCCGAGATGCCACATATGTTGATTGCAGGCACTACGGGTTCAGGTAAATCCGTTTGCATTAACTGTATTCTCTTGAGTTTGCTTTATTGTTTTAATCCTGAGGATTTACGCATTATCTTGATCGATCCTAAGGTGGTAGAAATGCAGTGCTACAATCATCTGCCTCATTTGGTTGTGCCAGTGGTTACAGAACCTAAGAAAGTTTTAGTTGCTTTACGATGGGTGATCAATGAAATGGAAAAACGTTATGTGATGATGGCGCGTGCCGGAGTGCGTAATATTGCTGCATTTAATGCTCGCCCGCAAAGTGAATCAAAGGTTGAAAAATTGGATTTGGAAGAAACTTTGGCCCATGCAGATGATGAGGAAGAAACCGAAACACAAGAACCACTAGTGGAAGAAGAGAAAATACCCAGTCGTTTTCCTTATATTGTAGTGATTATTGATGAGTTGGCCGATTTGATGCAAACAGCTCCTAAAGATGTAGAAAATGCGATTGCTCGTTTAACCGCTAAAGCGCGTGCTGCGGGAATCCATCTGATTGTTGCCACGCAGACGCCTCGCGCGCAAGTGGTCACCGGTGTCATTAAAACCAATATCCCTTGCCGCATTGCGTTCCAAGTGCCTTCGGCTTTGGATTCACGAGTGATTTTAGATGAGCCGGGAGCAGAAAACTTATTGGGGAAAGGGGATATGCTTTATTTGATGCCTGGCGCTGCCAAGCTAATTCGTGCCCAAGGCGCTTTTGTTTCTGATGACGAAGTAGCAAGCGTAGTGGCTCATATTCGCAACCAGGCGCCTGCAACTTATGAAGCAGAAATCCATCGCAAGCTCTCACAACCCGTTGCAGCAGGTGAAGAGGTTGACGAAGAGGATGAAGCCCTCTATCAACAATGTTTGGAAATTGTGCATCAGGAAAAAAAAGCTTCTACCTCCTTGTTACAGCGTCGTTTGCGATTAGGTTATACGCGAGCGGCACGAATTATGGACATGATGGAAAGACGAGGTATTGTCGGACCAGAAAATGGAGCAAAACCGCGGGAATTATTAGTGGATTTAAATTGA
- the bamD gene encoding outer membrane protein assembly factor BamD, with amino-acid sequence MVKKGLFLIAIGLIAFPYSSPAPIEWIAGEGWVQDETVAVQGKNSREQLQIGRQYENVQDWKQARQSYMALVRKWPFSFNAGEAQFKIGWCSEKIGEFAPAFKAYQRCIEKYPASNFFEMALERQYNIANLYLAGERQRILGVPFIPSMEKTVEMYQQIIKNAPFGRYAPDSQFKIGLGYEKQKKWAEAVKAYTKILDRYPGNDIVDDAQYQIGHTWFQAANAAQYDQGAAQKALDAFNEFLARYPNNEKAPQAQENIKLLENRATSGSLKIAEFYESQKRIDPAIIYYNDVIQKSPSSTEADAARKKIETLVPLTEVGPTLPKNFARANPSTLPDPDIDIPWKASQPIDSSTYPSDLDFDEEPLPPLPSDLEPELPEENKLKDKKNKKNKEDKNEEDLPLFDENTITNTIPTEPE; translated from the coding sequence ATGGTTAAAAAAGGTTTGTTTCTCATTGCTATCGGGTTAATCGCTTTTCCCTACTCTTCACCTGCCCCTATTGAATGGATTGCCGGTGAAGGTTGGGTTCAAGATGAAACCGTTGCCGTTCAAGGGAAAAATTCTCGGGAACAACTCCAAATCGGTCGACAATACGAAAATGTTCAAGATTGGAAGCAAGCGCGCCAATCTTATATGGCCCTTGTTCGTAAATGGCCTTTTTCTTTCAATGCCGGTGAAGCGCAATTTAAAATTGGTTGGTGCTCAGAAAAAATCGGCGAATTTGCCCCGGCTTTCAAAGCTTACCAACGTTGCATTGAAAAATATCCTGCCAGCAACTTTTTTGAAATGGCTCTCGAGCGCCAATACAATATTGCTAACCTTTACCTCGCCGGAGAACGACAGCGCATTTTAGGAGTTCCCTTTATTCCTTCCATGGAAAAAACTGTGGAAATGTATCAACAAATCATTAAAAATGCGCCCTTCGGTCGCTACGCTCCTGATAGCCAATTCAAAATCGGATTAGGTTATGAAAAACAAAAAAAATGGGCTGAAGCCGTAAAAGCTTATACGAAAATCCTCGATCGTTACCCTGGCAATGACATTGTCGATGATGCCCAATACCAAATTGGTCACACTTGGTTTCAAGCCGCAAATGCCGCTCAATACGATCAAGGTGCTGCGCAAAAAGCATTGGACGCCTTCAACGAATTTCTCGCTCGCTATCCCAACAATGAAAAAGCGCCTCAAGCCCAAGAAAATATTAAACTCTTAGAAAATCGCGCAACATCCGGCTCCCTTAAAATTGCGGAATTTTACGAATCACAAAAACGCATTGATCCTGCTATCATATATTATAACGATGTAATCCAAAAATCGCCTTCATCTACAGAAGCCGATGCAGCTCGGAAAAAAATCGAAACGTTAGTGCCTCTAACTGAAGTGGGTCCTACCTTACCTAAAAATTTTGCTCGTGCCAATCCTTCTACCTTACCTGATCCCGATATTGACATTCCTTGGAAAGCTTCTCAACCCATAGACTCTTCCACTTACCCGTCCGATTTAGATTTCGATGAAGAACCACTTCCTCCTTTGCCCTCCGATCTGGAACCGGAGCTTCCTGAAGAAAATAAATTAAAAGATAAAAAAAACAAAAAGAATAAAGAGGATAAAAACGAAGAAGACCTTCCTCTCTTCGATGAAAATACCATTACTAACACCATCCCTACCGAACCCGAATAA
- the plsY gene encoding glycerol-3-phosphate 1-O-acyltransferase PlsY translates to MNIFFLLLLAFFIGSIPFGFLIAKVKGVDIRKQGSGNIGATNVGRVLGKKWGTLVFILDVLKGTGAVALGLFLFSKLEKSSSPEAWFEVGLGLAVVLGHNYCPWLKGKGGKGIATSLGVLIIVFPYAAMWALGAWLIAFAITYYVSIGSLAACLALIVSGLYYYGWGVKGTSCLFLGIMAIIRHRSNIVRLWQGKEFRSFRKKDQS, encoded by the coding sequence ATGAATATTTTTTTTCTTTTGCTCCTGGCTTTTTTTATTGGCTCCATACCTTTTGGATTTTTGATTGCTAAGGTAAAAGGAGTTGATATTCGCAAGCAAGGTAGCGGCAATATCGGCGCGACGAATGTGGGCCGAGTTCTGGGGAAAAAGTGGGGAACGTTAGTTTTTATTTTGGACGTTTTAAAGGGAACGGGCGCAGTAGCTTTAGGATTGTTTTTGTTTTCGAAGTTAGAGAAAAGTTCATCGCCTGAAGCTTGGTTTGAGGTAGGTTTGGGATTAGCAGTAGTTTTGGGTCATAACTATTGTCCGTGGTTGAAAGGAAAAGGGGGCAAAGGCATTGCAACGAGTTTGGGAGTTTTGATTATTGTTTTTCCTTATGCTGCGATGTGGGCATTGGGTGCGTGGCTGATCGCGTTTGCTATCACTTATTATGTTTCGATCGGGTCGCTAGCGGCTTGTTTGGCTTTGATTGTTTCGGGTTTGTATTATTATGGCTGGGGTGTGAAAGGTACGAGTTGTTTGTTTTTAGGAATCATGGCAATCATTCGGCATCGCAGTAATATCGTTCGATTGTGGCAGGGGAAAGAGTTTCGAAGTTTTAGGAAAAAAGATCAGTCTTAA
- a CDS encoding homoserine dehydrogenase, giving the protein MREVKIGIAGLGIVGSGVLEHLARNAEIIAQRSGFRFKVVQVAVRDSKKARPALTHWKGVSVTTHPLDLLKNPEIEIIVELMGGIKDAHRLIEASLKKGKGVVTANKALLAEKVNDLLAIGQQVKKPLCFEASVAGGIPILKALREGLVANRIQSIHGIINGTCNFILSSISQTGQTFQEALAEAQKLGFAEADPTLDIEGFDTMHKACLLATLAYGFWVNPSKVSVEGISHLQTDDFHYAKLLGYTIKLLAVIKCVGKNAVEVHVSPTLIPSQHVLASVSGSYNALAVRGDVVGDTLFYGRGAGADATASAVISDLVEAATALSQDSIIQGYRFHSLYQKLKPFEETVGRYYVRLLVKDKPGVLAKVAEIFARHAIGISSVFQPKGHEGEAVPLVLLIHDAKEGDFRSALHKVEKLSVSCGKAVALRLEDFES; this is encoded by the coding sequence GTGCGCGAGGTAAAAATAGGCATTGCTGGTTTAGGAATTGTGGGTTCGGGTGTTTTAGAACACTTGGCTCGCAATGCTGAAATTATTGCCCAACGCAGTGGATTTCGTTTTAAGGTGGTCCAGGTAGCCGTGCGTGATAGCAAAAAAGCTCGGCCTGCTTTAACCCATTGGAAAGGAGTTTCTGTTACTACGCATCCTTTGGATTTGTTAAAAAATCCTGAGATCGAAATCATTGTTGAACTCATGGGCGGCATAAAAGATGCGCACCGTTTGATTGAAGCCAGTTTGAAAAAGGGCAAGGGAGTGGTGACAGCGAATAAAGCGCTTTTAGCAGAAAAAGTTAATGATTTGCTAGCTATCGGCCAACAAGTAAAAAAACCCCTTTGTTTTGAAGCGAGCGTGGCAGGAGGTATTCCTATTTTAAAAGCGTTGCGAGAAGGGTTGGTTGCAAATCGAATTCAGTCGATTCATGGCATCATCAATGGCACTTGTAATTTTATTTTAAGTTCGATTAGCCAAACAGGACAAACGTTTCAAGAAGCTTTAGCCGAAGCGCAAAAATTGGGTTTTGCCGAAGCTGATCCCACATTGGATATTGAAGGGTTCGACACCATGCATAAAGCGTGTTTGTTGGCCACATTGGCTTACGGATTTTGGGTGAATCCTTCAAAAGTTTCGGTAGAAGGCATTTCTCATTTGCAAACAGACGATTTTCATTATGCCAAACTTTTGGGTTATACGATTAAGTTATTGGCTGTAATTAAATGCGTGGGGAAAAATGCGGTTGAAGTGCATGTGAGTCCCACATTAATCCCATCGCAACATGTTTTAGCATCGGTGAGCGGTAGCTATAATGCGTTAGCAGTTCGCGGCGATGTCGTGGGCGACACGCTTTTTTATGGTCGTGGAGCAGGCGCTGATGCCACAGCGAGTGCGGTGATTAGCGATTTGGTAGAAGCCGCTACGGCTTTATCGCAAGACAGTATCATTCAAGGATATCGTTTTCATTCGCTTTATCAAAAATTAAAACCGTTTGAGGAAACAGTGGGTCGTTATTATGTGCGTTTATTGGTGAAAGATAAACCAGGAGTTTTGGCAAAGGTGGCAGAAATTTTTGCTCGTCATGCGATTGGTATTTCTTCGGTGTTCCAGCCGAAAGGTCACGAGGGTGAAGCGGTTCCACTGGTTTTATTGATTCACGATGCAAAAGAGGGCGATTTTCGCTCGGCGCTTCACAAGGTAGAAAAATTGTCGGTAAGTTGCGGTAAAGCCGTAGCATTGCGTTTGGAGGATTTTGAATCATGA